One part of the Mariniflexile litorale genome encodes these proteins:
- a CDS encoding sterol desaturase family protein, translated as METFLNYFETIPSSHRSLILVGGLTFFWLLEGAVPLFKFNYKKWQHAIPNMFFTITTIIINFALAFLLLKSADWVMANNFGILNWLPQIPMWLYIVLGVFLMDFFGAYFPHYLEHKTPVLWMVHLVHHSDHKVDTTTANRHHPLESVIRFIFTLVGVVIIGAPIGIVMLYQSMSLIATQFTHANIKLPRRVDVILSYVLVSPDMHKVHHHYKLPYTDSNYGNIFSVWDRLLGTYMELDRDQLIYGVDVFPDEKENSNIKNLLKQPFQKYRKPTITNQ; from the coding sequence TTGGAAACTTTTTTAAATTATTTTGAAACGATCCCATCTTCACACCGAAGCTTAATTTTAGTTGGTGGCTTAACTTTTTTCTGGCTTTTAGAAGGAGCAGTTCCGTTATTTAAATTCAATTATAAAAAATGGCAACACGCCATTCCTAATATGTTTTTCACAATAACTACTATTATTATCAATTTTGCATTGGCTTTTTTGTTGTTAAAATCGGCCGATTGGGTGATGGCAAATAACTTCGGAATTCTTAACTGGCTGCCCCAAATCCCCATGTGGTTATATATTGTTTTAGGTGTGTTTTTAATGGATTTTTTTGGTGCTTATTTCCCGCATTATTTGGAGCATAAAACACCTGTACTTTGGATGGTGCATTTGGTACATCATTCTGATCATAAAGTAGATACAACTACAGCTAATAGGCATCATCCATTGGAAAGCGTTATTCGTTTTATCTTTACACTTGTAGGAGTTGTTATTATTGGAGCCCCAATTGGTATTGTAATGTTATATCAATCTATGTCATTAATTGCAACGCAATTTACCCATGCCAACATAAAATTACCCAGAAGAGTTGATGTTATATTAAGTTATGTATTAGTTTCTCCCGATATGCATAAAGTGCACCATCATTATAAATTGCCTTACACCGATTCTAACTATGGAAATATTTTTTCGGTGTGGGACAGGCTTTTAGGAACTTACATGGAATTGGATAGAGACCAATTAATTTATGGTGTTGATGTGTTTCCAGATGAAAAAGAAAACAGCAACATTAAAAATTTGCTAAAACAACCATTTCAAAAGTATAGAAAGCCAACGATTACTAATCAATAA
- a CDS encoding serine hydrolase domain-containing protein, giving the protein MKRIIASIMLLLSAIGFTQNTENPSQVKTKAAKKLAKKFLRKHGITGMAISVSQHGELIWSKGFGYSNKKQKIPVKPDTTIFRIASISKSITAVALAKLIDDKLIDLDSSIYNFIPDYPKQIYDITVRQLGGNLAGIRHYKNNIEYALNKKMSITEGLDLFKSDSLLFEPGTQFNYSSFGYVLLSEVMQKATQVPFNTFVSDTIFTPLNMTHSMMDASDVTVPNCTHFYKNSLLKKHILASPVCNEYKIAGGGFLSTSEDLIKFGNELISPKIVSKEALSEIITSQHLKTGERTGYGIGFSIETSKNSTPKYYHTGGGVGASTILMVYPEEELVITVLTNTTGISMPDFGNELEKVFID; this is encoded by the coding sequence ATGAAACGAATTATTGCTTCTATAATGCTTCTTTTAAGCGCTATAGGATTTACACAAAACACCGAAAATCCTAGTCAAGTTAAAACAAAAGCCGCCAAAAAGCTTGCTAAAAAGTTTCTACGCAAACATGGTATTACTGGTATGGCTATCTCGGTATCTCAGCATGGTGAACTTATATGGTCTAAAGGGTTTGGTTATTCTAATAAAAAACAAAAAATACCTGTAAAACCAGATACTACTATCTTTAGAATTGCAAGTATTTCTAAATCTATAACAGCAGTTGCTTTAGCAAAATTAATTGATGATAAATTGATTGATTTAGATTCTAGCATCTACAATTTCATACCTGATTATCCAAAACAAATCTATGATATTACTGTGCGGCAACTTGGTGGTAATTTAGCTGGTATTAGGCATTATAAAAATAATATTGAGTATGCTCTTAACAAAAAAATGAGCATTACAGAAGGACTGGATTTATTTAAAAGCGACTCCCTATTATTTGAACCGGGTACACAATTTAATTACAGTTCTTTTGGATATGTTTTACTAAGCGAAGTAATGCAAAAAGCTACTCAAGTGCCTTTTAATACGTTTGTTTCCGATACTATTTTCACACCTTTAAACATGACGCATTCTATGATGGATGCCTCGGATGTTACAGTTCCTAACTGTACGCATTTTTACAAAAACTCCTTATTAAAAAAACATATACTTGCTAGTCCTGTTTGTAATGAATATAAAATTGCAGGTGGTGGCTTTTTATCTACCTCTGAAGACTTAATAAAATTTGGAAACGAACTCATTTCTCCCAAAATAGTATCTAAAGAAGCTCTTTCTGAAATTATAACGTCTCAACATTTAAAAACTGGAGAAAGAACAGGCTATGGTATTGGATTCTCGATTGAAACTTCAAAAAATAGCACCCCTAAATATTATCATACTGGAGGTGGTGTAGGTGCATCAACTATTTTAATGGTATATCCTGAAGAAGAACTTGTTATTACCGTTCTAACTAATACTACAGGTATTTCAATGCCCGATTTTGGAAATGAACTTGAAAAGGTTTTTATTGATTAG
- a CDS encoding DUF1343 domain-containing protein translates to MRFKVFKNTVLLFVLGMISCGNFSKKKVDGLKTEYKTPQTNTQQAIIVVGANQTDAYLPLLKGKRVGVVANQTSVIFKVKSSYTHLVDSLVSLNINVKTVYAPEHGFRGTADAGEHIKDGVDTKTGVPIVSLYGDNKKPKPEQLKNIDIMIFDIQDVGARFYTYISSLHYVMEACAEANIPVLILDRPNPNGHYVDGPILEIEHKSFVGMHPIPVVHGMTIGEYATMINGEKWLKNGVQCELKIISIKNYTHQTNYSLPIKPSPNLPNDASINLYPSLCFFEGTNVSVGRGTHTQFQVFGSPFLDKSIFKYSFTPKPNEGAKSPPNQDKICYGMDLSNEKKITELNLNWLISAYKNTINKADFFNSFFTKLAGTKKLQQQIEAGLTETEIKASWQQGLISFKKTRNKYLIYK, encoded by the coding sequence ATGCGGTTTAAAGTTTTCAAAAATACAGTTTTATTATTTGTTTTAGGAATGATTTCTTGCGGAAACTTTTCGAAAAAGAAAGTTGATGGCTTGAAAACCGAATATAAAACACCTCAAACCAACACCCAGCAAGCAATAATTGTAGTTGGAGCCAATCAAACAGATGCGTATTTACCTTTATTGAAGGGGAAACGTGTAGGAGTTGTAGCGAATCAAACGAGTGTCATTTTTAAAGTGAAAAGTTCTTATACTCATTTAGTAGATTCATTGGTTTCTTTAAATATAAATGTAAAAACCGTATATGCGCCCGAACACGGGTTTAGAGGCACTGCTGATGCGGGCGAACATATTAAAGATGGGGTGGATACTAAAACGGGCGTACCCATTGTATCACTCTATGGGGATAATAAAAAACCCAAACCCGAACAACTTAAAAATATTGATATCATGATTTTCGATATCCAAGATGTAGGCGCGCGTTTTTACACCTACATTTCGTCGTTACATTACGTTATGGAAGCTTGCGCCGAAGCCAACATTCCTGTATTGATTTTAGACCGCCCCAACCCAAACGGGCATTATGTGGATGGCCCGATTTTAGAAATAGAACATAAAAGTTTTGTAGGCATGCACCCAATTCCTGTAGTTCATGGCATGACTATTGGTGAATACGCCACTATGATAAATGGCGAAAAATGGTTAAAAAACGGTGTTCAATGTGAATTAAAAATCATATCTATTAAAAATTATACACACCAAACAAACTACAGTTTACCTATAAAACCGAGTCCGAATTTACCAAACGATGCATCTATTAACCTATACCCAAGTTTATGTTTTTTTGAGGGCACAAATGTGAGTGTGGGTCGTGGTACCCATACACAGTTTCAAGTATTTGGTAGTCCATTTTTAGATAAAAGCATCTTCAAATACAGCTTTACTCCAAAACCTAACGAAGGTGCTAAATCCCCCCCAAATCAAGATAAAATATGTTATGGCATGGATTTATCTAATGAAAAAAAAATAACTGAGCTTAATTTGAACTGGCTGATTTCGGCTTATAAAAACACCATAAATAAAGCTGATTTTTTCAACTCTTTTTTCACAAAATTAGCGGGCACAAAAAAATTACAACAACAAATTGAAGCTGGTTTAACAGAAACCGAAATAAAAGCTTCATGGCAACAAGGATTGATTTCCTTTAAAAAAACTAGAAATAAATACTTAATTTACAAGTAA
- a CDS encoding FtsX-like permease family protein has protein sequence MNYEFFLAKRIIGSKAYKSSVSAPIIKIGIAAIAIGIVVMMVAIATGIGLQQKIRDKVVAFNGHITITNYDSNNSQESLFPVSKKQDFYPEFKSVEGVKHVQAVASRFGVIRTETDFEGAYLKGVGSDYDWTYFKEFLIEGNLPDYTQDRNENVLISQYLANRLGFKISDTFQMVFPKDDAEKLPNIITYKIVGIYNSGFQDLDAQYLVGDIRHMQRINKWSADQIGNFEVFINDYSKLDQKGIEIHKNLASLLDSQTITNKYASVFEWISIFDKNIYGIIGIMILVAGINMITALLVLILERTQMIGVLKALGSNNWSIRKLFLYNASYLIILGLFWGNLIGLGLLFAQKYLKLFPLDPSVYYVTEAPVYISFTYIIVLNIGTLLLCLLMLLVPSYIITKISPVKAIRFE, from the coding sequence TTGAATTACGAGTTTTTTTTAGCTAAACGCATTATTGGTAGTAAAGCGTATAAAAGTAGTGTTTCGGCTCCAATAATAAAAATTGGTATAGCAGCAATTGCTATCGGTATTGTAGTTATGATGGTTGCCATTGCTACAGGTATTGGCTTACAGCAAAAAATACGCGATAAAGTAGTAGCCTTTAATGGGCATATTACTATAACTAATTACGATAGCAACAATTCACAAGAAAGTTTATTTCCTGTATCTAAAAAACAAGATTTTTATCCAGAGTTTAAGTCGGTTGAAGGTGTAAAACACGTTCAAGCAGTGGCTTCAAGATTTGGTGTTATTAGAACAGAAACCGATTTTGAAGGCGCTTACCTAAAAGGAGTAGGTTCTGATTATGATTGGACTTACTTCAAAGAGTTTTTAATAGAGGGGAATTTGCCAGATTACACTCAAGATAGAAACGAAAATGTTTTAATTTCCCAATATCTAGCCAATAGGTTAGGTTTTAAAATAAGTGATACTTTTCAAATGGTATTTCCCAAAGACGATGCCGAAAAACTGCCAAACATCATTACCTATAAAATTGTGGGTATATATAATTCGGGGTTTCAGGATTTGGATGCCCAATATCTTGTAGGCGATATTCGGCATATGCAGCGTATTAATAAGTGGAGTGCAGATCAAATTGGAAATTTTGAAGTGTTTATTAATGATTATTCTAAACTTGATCAAAAAGGCATTGAAATCCATAAAAACTTAGCATCGTTATTAGATTCTCAAACTATTACTAATAAATACGCTTCCGTTTTTGAGTGGATAAGTATTTTCGATAAAAATATTTATGGCATTATAGGTATCATGATTTTGGTAGCAGGCATAAACATGATAACTGCATTATTGGTTTTAATATTAGAACGCACCCAGATGATAGGTGTGTTAAAAGCTTTAGGGAGCAATAATTGGAGCATCCGTAAACTGTTTTTATATAACGCTAGTTATCTAATAATACTAGGTCTTTTCTGGGGAAATCTGATAGGTCTAGGTTTACTATTTGCGCAAAAATACTTGAAATTATTCCCGTTAGATCCTAGTGTGTATTACGTTACCGAAGCCCCTGTTTACATCAGTTTCACTTATATAATAGTTTTAAATATAGGTACATTATTACTGTGTTTGCTCATGCTTTTAGTTCCCTCTTATATCATCACCAAAATATCGCCAGTAAAAGCTATACGTTTCGAATAA
- a CDS encoding transposase, whose translation MYKKDKVIRRYNEPFKLKILAKFTTGKHTKSKLCKLYSIVTTVNEWIKKYNRKFILVLPDGIGRGLYLNFIRVKNFDDLFLKTHKELNETKKN comes from the coding sequence ATGTATAAAAAAGACAAAGTAATTAGACGTTACAACGAACCTTTCAAATTAAAAATTTTAGCCAAATTTACAACCGGAAAACATACAAAGAGCAAACTTTGCAAACTCTATTCTATTGTAACAACGGTTAATGAATGGATTAAAAAGTACAATCGTAAATTCATTTTGGTATTACCAGATGGAATCGGAAGAGGATTGTATCTAAACTTCATCAGAGTTAAAAATTTTGACGACTTATTTCTTAAAACACATAAAGAACTTAATGAAACAAAAAAAAACTAA
- a CDS encoding acyl-CoA dehydrogenase yields the protein MNTAPSKPIILEAPVFSPEVLKWISENNFWSLWVPKTYNGLESTLTEGLQKLQTLAKTDGSLGWTVTLCSGANYFIGNLQPEAANHLFLTSNKPVCFGGSGGVFGNAEKQGDNYTISGEWHYATGAPYLSHFTLNAKIMADGKEVLNEDDMPLVYSFVIPKEAVTIIENWNTMGLKATATHSFKVDAVVVSSKYAFVYNTFYLPQPIFKIPFSVFADLTLWVNYIGMAEHYLEEASIILEKEILEPFNSLLNKINQQIYKFAEDIEVCTNNETVITEAYIETIHVTASASVKDISHAILNIHPFLGIKACSQQHVLNRIFRDYFTATQHHVFSGR from the coding sequence ATGAACACAGCACCGTCTAAACCTATAATTTTAGAAGCCCCTGTATTTTCACCTGAGGTGTTGAAATGGATTTCTGAGAATAATTTTTGGAGCCTTTGGGTACCAAAAACCTATAACGGATTGGAATCAACACTTACCGAAGGTTTACAAAAACTTCAAACTTTAGCAAAAACAGACGGTAGTTTGGGCTGGACAGTAACACTATGCAGTGGTGCCAACTATTTTATAGGCAATTTACAACCCGAAGCCGCTAATCATCTTTTCCTAACCTCAAATAAACCTGTATGTTTTGGTGGTAGTGGGGGTGTTTTTGGAAACGCTGAAAAACAAGGAGACAACTATACCATTTCTGGGGAATGGCATTATGCTACTGGTGCTCCTTACCTCAGCCATTTCACCTTGAATGCTAAAATTATGGCGGATGGTAAAGAGGTATTAAATGAAGATGACATGCCTTTAGTATACTCATTTGTGATTCCTAAAGAAGCTGTTACTATTATTGAAAACTGGAACACTATGGGTTTGAAAGCGACAGCAACACATTCCTTTAAAGTGGATGCTGTGGTGGTATCATCTAAATATGCATTTGTTTATAATACCTTTTATTTACCACAACCTATTTTTAAAATCCCATTTTCGGTGTTTGCCGATTTAACACTTTGGGTAAATTATATTGGTATGGCAGAACATTATTTGGAAGAAGCCTCAATCATTTTAGAAAAAGAAATATTAGAGCCATTTAATTCCCTATTAAATAAAATTAACCAACAAATTTATAAGTTTGCTGAAGATATTGAAGTTTGTACCAATAACGAAACAGTAATAACAGAAGCTTATATTGAAACTATACATGTAACAGCTTCCGCTTCGGTAAAGGATATATCGCATGCTATTTTAAATATACATCCATTTTTAGGTATCAAAGCGTGCAGCCAACAGCATGTTTTAAACAGGATTTTTAGAGATTATTTCACAGCTACACAGCATCATGTTTTTTCTGGGAGGTAG
- the pnuC gene encoding nicotinamide riboside transporter PnuC, which produces MMEAFFTPIIILQWLGTAFGITQVLLARKNNISNYLFGIISILIGIWVLYYSKLYADILLNLYYLGMSIYGWFYWKFGKQHKEIQITYASILEHGYAIAIVIGCFIIISYWLVFHTNSDVPYWDACTTAFAWAGMWLMARRKMENWIYLNISNIISIPLLFYKELYIYAGLTIFLFAVGTSGYFKWRHIILNESRNEHSTV; this is translated from the coding sequence ATGATGGAGGCTTTTTTTACACCAATAATTATCTTGCAATGGCTAGGTACAGCTTTCGGAATCACCCAAGTACTCCTAGCTAGAAAAAACAACATTAGTAATTACCTATTTGGTATCATCTCCATTCTTATTGGTATTTGGGTGTTGTATTACTCAAAGCTTTACGCCGACATTTTACTAAACCTTTATTATTTAGGTATGAGTATTTACGGGTGGTTCTACTGGAAATTTGGCAAGCAACACAAGGAAATACAAATTACCTACGCTAGTATTTTAGAACATGGTTATGCCATTGCTATTGTAATTGGTTGCTTCATTATCATATCCTATTGGCTTGTTTTCCATACAAATTCTGATGTTCCTTATTGGGATGCTTGCACCACGGCGTTTGCTTGGGCAGGTATGTGGCTTATGGCACGGCGTAAAATGGAAAATTGGATTTATTTGAATATTAGCAACATTATTTCCATTCCTTTACTTTTTTATAAAGAACTTTACATTTATGCTGGTCTAACCATTTTCTTGTTTGCGGTTGGCACATCGGGATATTTTAAATGGCGACATATTATATTAAATGAATCAAGAAATGAACACAGCACCGTCTAA
- a CDS encoding CIA30 family protein: protein MELFNFNTQKDITHWKTINDVVMGGKSNSFFTLNEAGFGVFSGQVSLENNGGFSMLQYNFDKKNTSTFTRACITVKGDGKTYQFRIKSNATDKHSYIAIFDTISNWTTIEIPLNSMYPAFRGNVLNLPNYSGEHMAQIAFLIGNKKEEVFKLEIDSIILK from the coding sequence ATGGAACTATTTAATTTTAATACACAAAAAGATATTACCCATTGGAAAACTATTAACGATGTGGTTATGGGTGGTAAGTCAAACAGTTTCTTTACTTTAAACGAGGCGGGCTTTGGGGTTTTTAGTGGGCAAGTGTCTTTAGAAAATAATGGTGGCTTTTCGATGCTGCAATATAATTTTGACAAAAAAAACACATCCACATTTACTAGAGCATGTATTACAGTTAAAGGAGATGGTAAAACCTATCAGTTTAGAATAAAAAGTAATGCTACCGATAAGCATTCCTATATAGCCATATTCGACACTATTTCAAACTGGACCACAATCGAAATTCCTTTGAACTCCATGTATCCTGCTTTTAGAGGCAATGTTTTAAATTTACCAAACTATTCTGGTGAACACATGGCACAGATTGCCTTTTTGATTGGAAATAAAAAAGAAGAAGTTTTTAAATTAGAAATTGATAGTATAATTCTTAAATAA
- a CDS encoding amidohydrolase family protein: MIIDVHTHINNYHEDRVVSLNDCLNKLTDTMLENKVDYSLVLSSYKVNEHRPSTKQVVEAISGRNNLGVVAGISYLNYNYRDLKEISEYLESGLIKGLKFYPGYEPFYPNDIRLKVVYDMAIEFDVPVMFHSGDTYAPTGKIKFSHPLHIDDLAVDYPDLKIVICHVGNPWIKDCMEVVYKNKNVHADISGLVLGDFSDKFERYMKTEIEEMITYAGDPKYLLYGTDWPISNMKSYLKFMNQLELPEEKKELILWKNAAELFKIDVNKF, from the coding sequence ATGATTATTGACGTACATACACATATTAACAACTACCACGAAGATCGGGTCGTTTCATTAAATGATTGTCTTAATAAACTAACCGACACCATGTTGGAAAATAAGGTAGATTATTCTTTAGTGCTTTCATCATACAAAGTAAATGAACACAGACCAAGCACCAAGCAAGTGGTTGAAGCTATTAGCGGACGGAATAATTTGGGGGTTGTTGCTGGCATTAGTTATCTTAATTACAATTACCGCGATTTAAAAGAAATTAGTGAATATTTAGAATCGGGGCTTATTAAAGGCTTAAAGTTTTATCCTGGTTACGAACCTTTTTACCCAAATGATATTCGCTTAAAAGTGGTTTATGATATGGCTATCGAGTTTGATGTGCCAGTTATGTTCCATTCAGGTGATACTTATGCACCCACTGGAAAAATAAAATTCTCGCACCCTTTACATATTGATGATTTGGCAGTTGATTACCCCGATTTAAAAATCGTTATTTGCCATGTGGGTAACCCATGGATTAAAGATTGTATGGAAGTGGTTTACAAAAATAAAAACGTACATGCTGATATTTCTGGATTGGTGCTAGGTGATTTCTCCGATAAGTTTGAACGCTATATGAAAACCGAAATTGAAGAAATGATTACCTATGCCGGCGACCCAAAATACTTGCTTTATGGTACTGATTGGCCCATATCGAACATGAAATCTTATTTAAAGTTTATGAATCAATTAGAGCTCCCTGAAGAAAAAAAGGAATTGATTCTTTGGAAAAATGCCGCCGAGTTATTTAAAATTGATGTCAACAAATTTTAA
- a CDS encoding universal stress protein — protein sequence MKKIICATDYSSNSVSALKYAYALSKKINAELIILNIIEYPTVWNSDVPKPKFSDFESGARKAYQKLLNEFCTTHLGTNFNSQNVTLDVKSGEDVENEILNYANNTQALLLVLGVKGMSPIKELFLGSTTKMLISKSKIPVIAVPDGSKLEKFESLVYATTLADEDVIAIKKICDLFDSIITKIEVIHVSEKEDKISISKIEAFRKSLNAQFSSSNMELKIIYNNDVFETLKNYLKDQEVSILGMLEREKRVAWKNLFHRDLVKRLETSVNIPLISISQESV from the coding sequence ATGAAAAAAATAATATGTGCTACAGATTACTCTAGTAATTCTGTGTCGGCTTTAAAATACGCTTATGCACTAAGCAAAAAGATAAATGCAGAATTAATAATATTAAATATTATAGAATATCCAACTGTCTGGAACAGTGACGTGCCAAAACCTAAGTTTTCAGACTTTGAAAGTGGTGCTCGCAAAGCATATCAAAAACTATTAAATGAATTCTGTACAACGCACTTAGGCACCAATTTTAATTCACAAAATGTGACTCTGGATGTAAAAAGCGGTGAAGACGTAGAAAATGAAATACTTAACTATGCCAACAACACACAGGCTTTACTATTAGTTTTAGGGGTAAAAGGAATGAGTCCTATCAAGGAACTGTTTTTGGGCAGTACCACTAAAATGCTGATATCAAAATCAAAAATACCAGTAATTGCAGTCCCTGACGGATCAAAACTTGAGAAATTCGAAAGTTTGGTTTATGCCACAACACTTGCAGATGAAGATGTTATTGCAATTAAAAAAATCTGTGACCTATTTGATTCTATTATAACAAAGATAGAAGTGATTCATGTTTCAGAAAAAGAGGATAAAATCTCGATATCTAAAATAGAAGCCTTTAGAAAAAGTCTTAATGCTCAATTTTCCTCATCAAATATGGAATTGAAAATAATTTACAATAATGATGTTTTCGAAACGCTTAAAAATTATTTAAAAGATCAGGAGGTGAGTATTCTAGGTATGTTGGAACGTGAAAAAAGAGTTGCATGGAAAAATTTATTCCACAGAGATCTTGTAAAACGATTGGAAACTAGTGTTAATATTCCGCTCATTAGTATTAGTCAGGAATCTGTTTAA
- a CDS encoding DUF2721 domain-containing protein, with amino-acid sequence MEELTLTTPAVLFSAISLIMLAYTNRFLAYAAVIRDLHAKYLKKKDKVLMAQIQNIKQRLYLTRSMQIFGISSLLLCVLTMFLIYIKQQTLGIWVFGAALILLIISLSLLIMEIQISVKALEHHISDIENNETF; translated from the coding sequence ATGGAAGAATTAACGCTTACCACACCTGCTGTACTATTTTCGGCCATATCACTAATCATGCTAGCTTATACCAATCGATTTTTAGCATATGCAGCCGTTATTAGAGACTTACATGCGAAATACCTTAAAAAAAAGGATAAAGTATTAATGGCTCAAATACAAAATATAAAACAACGCTTATATCTAACACGCTCTATGCAAATTTTTGGGATCTCTAGTTTGCTGCTATGTGTATTAACCATGTTTTTAATTTATATAAAACAACAAACTCTGGGCATTTGGGTATTTGGTGCGGCCCTTATTTTATTAATTATTTCTTTATCATTATTAATTATGGAAATTCAAATTTCCGTAAAAGCCTTAGAGCATCATATCAGTGATATAGAAAATAACGAAACCTTTTAA
- a CDS encoding DUF2851 family protein, with protein sequence MQEDFLHYIWKYKKIKLNDLKTTQGEGILITSVGQHNFNSGPDFFNAQLKIGEQIWAGNVEIHAKSSDWFIHNHEQDKAYDTIILHVVWEYDTDVYRSDNTIIPTLQLKDFTSKDVLINYEKLFSKNEKWINCENDFASVEDFLLTNWLERLYFERLERKSDTIQNLLKETKNDWEAVFFIMLAKNFGLKVNGDSFYSIAKSIHFGIVRKSQASQQTLEALLFGQAGMLEDTLEIAYYLDLQKEYHFLKQKFKLENSSVAPLQFFRLRPPNFPTIRLSQFASLYHEHKNLFSNAMEAENLEDFYQLFKVSATSFWNSHYTFQKTSKTSTKTLTKSFIDLLLINTLLPIKFCYAKEKGQDIDSVILKIASTIASEKNSIVDAFNGLKKVSNSSLESQAFIQLKTEYCSKNKCLQCTIGNHLIR encoded by the coding sequence ATGCAAGAAGATTTTTTACACTACATCTGGAAATATAAAAAAATCAAGCTGAATGATTTAAAAACAACCCAAGGGGAAGGCATTTTAATTACTTCAGTGGGGCAACATAATTTTAATTCAGGCCCTGATTTTTTTAATGCACAGCTTAAAATAGGAGAACAAATATGGGCTGGTAATGTGGAAATTCATGCGAAGTCTTCAGATTGGTTTATACATAACCACGAACAAGACAAAGCTTACGACACTATTATTCTACATGTGGTTTGGGAATATGATACCGATGTATATAGAAGTGATAACACCATAATACCAACGTTGCAATTAAAAGATTTTACCAGTAAAGATGTTTTAATTAATTATGAAAAACTTTTTTCAAAAAATGAAAAATGGATTAATTGTGAAAACGATTTTGCTTCGGTTGAAGATTTTTTATTAACCAATTGGCTAGAACGTTTATATTTTGAACGTTTAGAGCGTAAATCGGATACTATTCAAAACCTTTTAAAAGAAACAAAAAACGATTGGGAGGCTGTGTTTTTTATCATGTTGGCTAAAAATTTCGGACTCAAAGTAAATGGGGATTCGTTTTACAGTATAGCTAAATCCATCCATTTCGGTATAGTGAGAAAATCTCAAGCGAGTCAACAAACACTGGAAGCTTTACTTTTTGGTCAAGCAGGTATGTTGGAAGACACTTTAGAAATAGCTTATTATTTAGATTTACAAAAAGAGTATCACTTTTTAAAGCAAAAATTTAAGTTAGAAAATAGCAGCGTAGCACCCTTGCAATTTTTTAGATTGCGTCCGCCCAATTTCCCAACCATCAGACTTTCGCAATTTGCAAGTTTGTACCATGAACATAAAAACTTATTTTCAAATGCGATGGAAGCTGAAAATTTAGAAGACTTCTATCAACTTTTTAAAGTGTCGGCAACATCGTTTTGGAATTCACATTACACCTTTCAAAAAACATCTAAAACATCTACAAAAACACTTACTAAATCGTTTATAGATTTATTACTTATCAATACGTTACTGCCTATTAAATTTTGTTATGCAAAAGAAAAAGGGCAAGATATAGATTCGGTAATCCTAAAAATAGCTTCAACTATAGCTTCAGAAAAAAACAGTATTGTTGATGCTTTTAATGGTTTGAAGAAAGTTTCCAATTCATCATTAGAATCGCAAGCATTCATTCAACTTAAAACCGAATATTGTTCTAAAAATAAATGCCTGCAATGTACTATTGGAAATCATCTTATTAGGTAA
- a CDS encoding PspC domain-containing protein has product MNGIYKPLLFFQKHGYYVCQRIAERLGIRAKVVRTSFMYLTFVTLGFGFALYLFLAFWMRIKDLIYTKRSSVFDL; this is encoded by the coding sequence ATGAACGGAATATACAAACCCTTATTATTTTTCCAGAAGCATGGCTATTATGTGTGTCAGCGTATAGCAGAGCGCCTGGGTATTAGGGCAAAAGTAGTGCGAACCTCGTTTATGTATTTAACTTTCGTAACACTTGGTTTTGGTTTTGCTTTGTATTTGTTTTTGGCATTTTGGATGCGTATTAAAGATTTAATTTACACCAAACGCTCTTCTGTTTTCGATTTATAA